A single window of Pseudoduganella plicata DNA harbors:
- a CDS encoding alpha/beta hydrolase family protein, producing the protein MRSFLLKPVLAATICLSPLVGAAAAPPVEAFFGEPTVAMATLSPKGNYVAYLHTDAQRKQRIVVRSTRNLDDATVTAQSQGEDAPITGIHWVNEDRLTFTVKDMRVEFEGNLDEFAADRDGSNLQHLISGNWRHRQETTGSHLKTRVLTAAYAYHGPTHDGSDDIIVEKYIWNSLDMQPESSRLYRLNTRTRILSDLFQGTQPGKVRAWLLDADDAPRIAFSSDKGRCILSYREKNGKDWAEISNTDCYKETRFHPAFFDSRNTLYVTASYKGTTALYTFDIARHERSKEPLIVLDGFDFGGYPEMDHAARKLLGVHFQSDARSTVWFDPAMKEAQGKIDALVPGMSNQVTCGMDCRNTPALLVRSSSDRQPMQYLIYTPATNAVVSLGSTHPDIQHRDMGIRDFHRIDARDGLKIPTYVTMPPGKTKGPLPAVMLVHGGPWVRGGSWEWDAQAQFLASRGYVVLQPEFRGSLGFGFAHFRAGWQQWGRAMQDDLADTAQWAIRQGLADPKRIAIMGGSYGGYATLMGLIRNPELFRAGIDSFGVSDIDLMFTSAQADVSENNTRYDMRTLIGDPDKDAEVLRQNSPVALASRLTQPLMIAHGSEDRRVPIAHAERLRRALSEHNRKVDWVVYANEGHGLRHENNRIDFWKRVEQFLVTNLK; encoded by the coding sequence ATGCGCTCGTTCCTCCTGAAACCCGTCCTGGCAGCGACGATCTGCCTGTCCCCTCTCGTCGGCGCTGCCGCCGCACCGCCCGTCGAGGCGTTTTTTGGCGAGCCGACCGTTGCCATGGCAACGCTGTCGCCCAAGGGAAATTACGTCGCCTATCTGCATACCGACGCGCAGCGCAAGCAGCGCATCGTCGTGCGCAGCACGCGCAACCTCGACGACGCGACGGTCACCGCGCAATCGCAGGGCGAGGATGCGCCCATCACGGGGATACACTGGGTAAACGAGGATCGCCTGACGTTTACCGTCAAGGACATGCGTGTCGAATTCGAAGGCAATCTCGACGAGTTCGCGGCCGACCGCGACGGCAGCAACCTGCAGCACCTTATTTCCGGCAACTGGCGTCACCGGCAGGAGACAACCGGCTCGCACCTGAAGACGCGCGTGCTGACAGCCGCCTATGCCTACCACGGCCCCACGCACGACGGATCGGACGACATCATCGTCGAAAAATATATATGGAATAGCCTCGACATGCAGCCCGAATCGTCACGGCTGTACCGGCTGAACACCCGTACCCGCATCCTGTCGGACCTGTTCCAGGGCACGCAGCCCGGCAAAGTGCGCGCGTGGCTGCTCGATGCGGACGATGCGCCCCGCATTGCCTTCTCCAGCGACAAGGGCCGCTGCATCCTGTCGTACCGGGAGAAGAACGGCAAGGACTGGGCGGAAATCAGCAATACGGACTGCTACAAGGAGACCCGCTTCCACCCCGCCTTCTTCGACAGCCGCAATACGCTTTACGTCACCGCTTCATACAAGGGCACAACCGCGCTGTACACCTTCGATATCGCCAGACACGAGCGCTCGAAAGAGCCGCTGATCGTGCTGGACGGTTTCGACTTTGGCGGCTATCCCGAGATGGACCACGCTGCGCGCAAGCTGCTGGGCGTGCATTTCCAGTCCGATGCCCGATCCACCGTCTGGTTCGATCCCGCCATGAAGGAGGCGCAAGGCAAGATCGATGCGCTCGTGCCGGGAATGAGCAACCAGGTCACCTGCGGCATGGATTGCCGGAACACGCCGGCGCTGCTGGTCAGATCGTCGTCGGACCGGCAGCCCATGCAGTATCTGATCTATACGCCGGCCACGAATGCCGTCGTCAGCCTGGGCAGCACCCATCCCGACATCCAGCACAGGGATATGGGCATCCGCGATTTTCACCGCATCGACGCGCGCGACGGCCTGAAGATTCCGACCTACGTCACCATGCCGCCCGGTAAAACCAAAGGGCCGCTGCCGGCGGTAATGCTGGTGCATGGGGGCCCATGGGTACGCGGCGGCTCGTGGGAGTGGGATGCCCAGGCGCAATTCCTGGCGTCGCGCGGCTATGTCGTGCTGCAACCGGAATTCCGTGGCAGCCTCGGCTTTGGCTTCGCCCATTTCCGTGCCGGCTGGCAGCAGTGGGGCCGCGCGATGCAGGACGACCTGGCCGATACCGCACAGTGGGCGATCCGGCAGGGGCTGGCCGATCCGAAACGCATTGCCATCATGGGTGGCAGCTACGGCGGTTACGCGACGCTGATGGGCCTGATTCGCAACCCCGAACTGTTCCGTGCCGGGATCGATTCGTTTGGCGTCAGCGATATCGACCTGATGTTCACGTCGGCACAGGCCGACGTCTCCGAAAACAATACCCGCTACGATATGCGCACACTGATCGGCGACCCCGACAAGGATGCGGAGGTGCTGCGGCAGAACTCGCCCGTGGCGCTGGCAAGCCGGCTGACGCAGCCGCTGATGATTGCGCACGGCAGCGAGGACCGCCGCGTGCCTATCGCCCACGCCGAACGGCTGCGCCGCGCACTCAGCGAACACAACCGGAAGGTGGATTGGGTGGTGTACGCCAACGAGGGCCACGGGTTAAGGCATGAAAATAACCGCATCGATTTCTGGAAGCGTGTGGAGCAGTTTCTTGTCACGAATCTGAAATAA
- the paoC gene encoding aldehyde oxidoreductase molybdenum-binding subunit PaoC, translating to MKFATPATTNPIDQLKVIGKPVDRIDGPLKTTGTARYAYEQNEAAPNAAYGYVVGSAIAKGRIESIDFAAAKRAPGVIAVITADNAGKLGKGKFNTAALLAGPKIEHYHQAIALVVAETFEQARSAAQLVQVKYVREKGAYDLAAVKDTAKIPKKEEDPPQTKVGAFTTAFDRAPVKLDATYTTPDQTHAMMEPHASIARWEGDKVTIWTSNQMIAWSVSDMAKTLNIPKENVRLISPYIGGGFGGKLWIRAEAVLAALGAKATGRPVKVALQRALMINNTTHRPATIQRLRIGATREGRITAIAHESWSGDLPEGKPETAVNQTRLLYAGANRLTTLRLAVLDLPEGNAMRAPGEAPGMMALEIAIDEMAEKLRMDPVMFRIINDTTVDPEKRERKFSQRRYVECMRQGMERFGWNKRNPQPAQVREGRWLIGMGVASAFRNNIVTKSAARVRLGPDGVVTVETDMTDIGTGSYTIIAQTAAEMMGLPLEKVVVKLGDSAYPESAGSGGQWGGNSATSGVYAACVKLRDIVCQKLGVDGAQAQFADGMVNAGGKSIPLRQAAQGAELVAEDMIEFGDLDKKYQQSTFGSHFVEVAVDAYTGEVRVRRMLAVCAAGRILNPKSARSQVIGAMTMGVGAALMEDLVVDKRLGFFVNHDLASYEVPVHADIPHQEVVFLDETDPMSSPMKAKGVGELGICGVAAAVANAIYNATGVRIRDYPITLDKMIDKLPQVA from the coding sequence ATGAAATTTGCAACGCCTGCCACCACCAACCCGATCGACCAGCTGAAGGTCATCGGCAAGCCCGTCGACCGTATCGACGGCCCCCTGAAAACCACCGGCACCGCGCGCTATGCCTACGAGCAGAACGAGGCGGCGCCCAATGCGGCGTACGGCTATGTCGTCGGTTCCGCCATTGCCAAGGGTCGCATCGAATCCATCGACTTCGCCGCCGCGAAGCGGGCCCCCGGCGTCATTGCCGTCATCACCGCGGACAATGCCGGCAAGCTCGGCAAAGGCAAATTCAATACGGCCGCCCTGCTGGCCGGTCCGAAGATCGAGCACTATCACCAGGCCATCGCGCTGGTCGTGGCCGAGACGTTCGAACAGGCCCGCTCCGCCGCCCAGCTGGTGCAGGTGAAGTACGTGCGCGAGAAGGGCGCCTACGACCTGGCCGCCGTCAAGGACACGGCAAAGATCCCGAAGAAGGAAGAGGATCCGCCGCAAACGAAGGTCGGCGCGTTCACCACGGCGTTTGACAGGGCTCCCGTCAAGCTCGATGCTACCTACACCACGCCGGACCAGACCCACGCGATGATGGAGCCGCATGCGTCCATCGCCCGCTGGGAAGGCGACAAGGTCACGATCTGGACGTCCAACCAGATGATCGCCTGGAGCGTGAGCGACATGGCGAAGACGTTGAATATCCCGAAGGAAAACGTGCGCCTGATCTCGCCCTACATCGGCGGCGGCTTCGGCGGCAAGCTGTGGATCCGCGCCGAGGCAGTGCTGGCCGCGCTGGGCGCGAAGGCGACGGGCCGGCCCGTCAAGGTGGCGCTGCAGCGCGCCCTGATGATCAACAACACCACGCACCGCCCGGCCACGATCCAGCGTCTGCGCATCGGCGCCACGCGCGAAGGGCGCATCACGGCCATTGCGCACGAGAGCTGGTCGGGCGATCTGCCGGAAGGCAAACCGGAAACGGCCGTCAACCAGACCCGCCTGTTGTACGCGGGCGCGAACCGCCTGACGACCCTGCGCCTGGCGGTGCTCGATCTGCCGGAAGGGAACGCAATGCGCGCGCCCGGCGAAGCACCGGGGATGATGGCGCTGGAGATCGCCATCGACGAGATGGCGGAAAAGCTCAGGATGGACCCCGTCATGTTCCGCATCATCAACGACACGACGGTAGACCCGGAGAAGCGCGAGCGCAAGTTCTCGCAGCGCCGCTATGTCGAATGCATGCGCCAGGGGATGGAACGCTTTGGCTGGAACAAGCGCAACCCGCAGCCGGCGCAGGTGCGCGAGGGCCGCTGGCTGATCGGCATGGGCGTGGCATCGGCGTTCCGCAACAATATCGTGACGAAGTCCGCCGCCCGGGTGCGGCTGGGGCCTGACGGCGTCGTCACCGTCGAAACCGACATGACCGATATCGGCACCGGCAGCTACACGATCATCGCGCAGACGGCGGCCGAGATGATGGGCCTGCCGCTGGAGAAAGTGGTGGTCAAGCTGGGCGACTCGGCCTACCCGGAATCGGCCGGCTCGGGCGGCCAGTGGGGCGGCAACAGCGCCACGTCCGGCGTGTACGCCGCGTGCGTGAAGCTGCGCGACATCGTCTGCCAGAAGCTGGGCGTGGATGGCGCACAGGCGCAGTTCGCAGATGGCATGGTCAACGCAGGCGGCAAGTCCATCCCGCTGCGCCAGGCGGCACAGGGCGCGGAGCTGGTGGCGGAGGACATGATCGAATTCGGTGACCTGGACAAGAAGTACCAGCAGTCGACGTTCGGCTCGCACTTCGTCGAGGTGGCGGTGGACGCGTACACGGGTGAAGTGCGGGTGCGGCGCATGCTGGCCGTCTGCGCGGCCGGCCGCATCCTGAACCCGAAATCGGCGCGCAGCCAGGTGATCGGCGCGATGACGATGGGTGTGGGCGCGGCGTTGATGGAGGATCTGGTGGTCGACAAGCGCCTCGGCTTCTTCGTCAACCACGACCTGGCCAGCTACGAGGTGCCCGTGCATGCGGACATTCCGCACCAGGAAGTGGTCTTCCTGGACGAGACGGACCCGATGTCGTCGCCGATGAAGGCCAAGGGCGTGGGTGAACTCGGTATCTGCGGCGTGGCGGCGGCAGTGGCCAACGCCATTTATAACGCCACGGGCGTGCGCATACGCGATTATCCGATCACGCTCGATAAAATGATCGACAAGCTGCCGCAGGTGGCGTAA
- a CDS encoding DUF3016 domain-containing protein produces the protein MKPRIRRAALAAALLLPAIGAFAGAKVTYVQPEKMTDVPRFPSDRESMEITFREHLEKLSERLPAGQQLVVEFLDIDLAGDVFPRVPVQDIRVLKGRADWPRMHLRYRIEQDGAVLRSGERELADPNYLMHSSRHNGELYQHEKIMLDDWFRKEVLAERR, from the coding sequence ATGAAACCGCGTATTCGCCGCGCCGCCCTGGCGGCCGCACTGCTGCTCCCGGCCATCGGTGCCTTCGCCGGTGCGAAGGTCACTTATGTCCAGCCCGAAAAAATGACGGATGTGCCCCGCTTTCCGTCCGACCGCGAGTCGATGGAAATCACGTTCCGCGAGCACCTCGAGAAACTGTCGGAACGCCTGCCGGCGGGCCAGCAGCTGGTCGTGGAATTCCTCGATATCGACCTGGCAGGCGACGTCTTCCCGCGTGTGCCGGTGCAGGATATCCGCGTCCTGAAAGGCCGCGCCGACTGGCCGCGCATGCACCTGCGCTATCGTATCGAACAGGACGGCGCGGTGCTGCGCAGCGGCGAACGCGAACTGGCCGACCCGAATTATCTGATGCATTCGAGCCGCCACAACGGCGAGCTTTACCAGCACGAGAAGATCATGCTGGACGACTGGTTCCGCAAAGAGGTTCTGGCGGAACGTCGATAA
- the paoA gene encoding aldehyde dehydrogenase iron-sulfur subunit PaoA yields the protein MDDLKLTRRDLLIAGALTATAAAVPTVAGAQAQPAAGRVDSPTPPVMSKVALTVNGQSRELDVDTRTTLLDALRENLHLTGTKKGCDQGQCGACTVIVDGRRINSCLSLAVMHNGAQVTTIEGLGTPDKLHPMQAAFVKHDGYQCGYCTPGQICSAVSVLDEIRKGIPSHVTGDLTQAPLLSAAEIRERMSGNICRCGAYSNILDAITEVAGGKA from the coding sequence ATGGATGACCTCAAACTTACCCGGCGCGACCTGCTGATCGCAGGCGCGCTTACGGCCACCGCCGCCGCCGTGCCGACCGTCGCGGGCGCACAGGCCCAGCCGGCCGCCGGCCGAGTGGACTCGCCGACGCCGCCCGTCATGTCGAAGGTAGCGCTAACGGTGAACGGCCAGTCGCGCGAGCTCGATGTCGACACGCGCACCACGCTGCTCGACGCGCTGCGCGAGAACCTGCACCTGACCGGCACCAAGAAGGGCTGCGACCAGGGCCAGTGCGGCGCCTGCACCGTCATCGTCGATGGCCGCCGCATTAACTCGTGCCTGAGCCTCGCGGTCATGCACAACGGCGCGCAGGTGACGACGATCGAAGGCCTCGGCACACCCGATAAACTGCATCCGATGCAGGCCGCCTTCGTCAAGCATGACGGTTACCAGTGCGGCTACTGTACGCCTGGCCAGATCTGTTCGGCCGTCTCCGTGCTGGACGAAATCCGCAAGGGCATCCCCAGCCATGTCACGGGCGACCTGACGCAGGCGCCGCTGCTGAGCGCGGCGGAGATCCGCGAACGCATGAGCGGCAATATCTGCCGCTGCGGCGCCTACTCGAATATTCTCGACGCCATCACGGAAGTCGCGGGAGGCAAAGCATGA
- a CDS encoding YbaN family protein: protein MKHLFNTVGCIAVVLALFGVFLPLLPTTPFLLLASACFVRGSPRLHNWLRTNRLFGGYLRDYEDGRGIPLRAKVVVLLLMWGSLGWSMTRVPGVALVAMLAAIGVGVTIYLVRFVPTMRR from the coding sequence ATGAAACATCTATTTAATACCGTTGGCTGCATCGCCGTCGTGCTGGCCCTGTTCGGCGTCTTCCTGCCGCTGTTGCCGACAACGCCGTTCCTGCTGCTGGCCTCGGCCTGCTTCGTGCGCGGCTCGCCGCGCCTGCACAACTGGCTGCGCACGAACCGGCTGTTCGGCGGCTACCTGCGCGACTATGAGGACGGCCGCGGCATCCCGCTGCGGGCGAAAGTCGTTGTGCTGCTGCTGATGTGGGGGTCGCTGGGATGGTCCATGACGCGGGTGCCGGGGGTGGCGCTGGTCGCGATGCTGGCGGCGATCGGGGTTGGCGTGACAATCTACCTGGTGCGGTTCGTGCCGACGATGCGCAGGTAA
- a CDS encoding FAD binding domain-containing protein — MKVFTYERARTPAEAAAAVMRAEGSRFIAGGTNLLDLMKLEIETPPHLVDVNGLGLDRIEATSEGGLRIGALVRNTDLAADARVRRDYGVLSRALLAGASQQLRNKATTAGNLLQRTRCPYFYDTNMACNKRAPGSGCSAIGGYTRGHAIVGASDACIATHPSDMAVAMRVLDASIETVKPDGGTRVIPIADFHRLPGNTPHIEHVLAPGELITAVTLPKPVGGKHFYRKVRDRASYAFALISVAAIVQPDGKGRIALGGVAHKPWRVEAAESQLPRGGKAVVGQLLAGARTTEENAFKIPLVQRTLDGVLADAKKG; from the coding sequence ATGAAAGTCTTCACCTACGAACGGGCGCGCACGCCCGCCGAAGCGGCGGCCGCCGTGATGCGGGCGGAGGGCTCGCGCTTCATTGCCGGCGGCACCAACCTGCTGGACCTGATGAAGCTGGAGATCGAAACGCCGCCGCACCTGGTGGACGTCAACGGCCTCGGTCTCGACAGGATCGAGGCCACAAGCGAGGGCGGCCTGCGCATCGGTGCCCTGGTGCGCAACACCGACCTGGCGGCCGACGCCCGGGTGCGGCGCGACTACGGCGTGCTGTCGCGCGCGCTGCTGGCCGGCGCCTCGCAGCAGTTGCGCAACAAGGCCACGACGGCCGGCAATCTGCTGCAGCGTACCCGCTGCCCGTATTTCTACGACACGAACATGGCCTGTAACAAGCGCGCCCCGGGCAGCGGCTGCTCCGCCATCGGCGGCTACACGCGCGGCCACGCGATTGTCGGCGCCAGCGATGCCTGCATCGCCACCCATCCGAGCGACATGGCCGTGGCCATGCGTGTGCTCGATGCCAGCATCGAAACCGTCAAGCCCGATGGCGGCACGCGCGTGATCCCCATCGCCGACTTCCACCGCCTGCCCGGCAACACGCCGCATATCGAGCACGTACTGGCGCCGGGCGAACTGATCACGGCCGTCACCTTGCCGAAGCCCGTCGGCGGCAAGCATTTCTACCGCAAGGTGCGCGACCGTGCCTCGTATGCATTCGCACTGATTTCGGTGGCGGCCATCGTCCAGCCGGACGGCAAGGGGCGCATCGCCCTTGGCGGCGTGGCGCACAAGCCCTGGCGCGTCGAGGCAGCAGAGTCGCAGCTGCCGCGCGGCGGCAAGGCTGTTGTCGGGCAGCTGCTGGCCGGCGCCAGGACGACGGAAGAAAACGCGTTCAAGATCCCCCTGGTCCAGCGTACGCTCGACGGCGTGCTGGCGGATGCGAAGAAAGGATAA
- a CDS encoding ShlB/FhaC/HecB family hemolysin secretion/activation protein, whose protein sequence is MSCVVVPSALAQVTPAAPDLAAEQLRRQQQREEIQRKQDEAGSDVRLQAPVAAPADGYPANESPCFVIRTVALGGDEAARFQWALGAAQPALNRCLGSTGINTMVSAIQNALIARGYVTARVLAPSQDLLTGVLRLTLVPGRVRAVRFTAGQPTGGYANALPLRPGDLLDLRAIEQGLENFKRVPRTEADIKIVPGEQPGESDLAIDWQGGRAWRFALSLDDSGSRSTGTYQGGATVSVDNPTGHHDLFYVTLNRNLPGDSPGGDYGTKGHALHYSIPYGYWLATFQLNDYGYHQTVAGANQDYIYRGTSTNTELKLARIVYRDAVRKTTVSLRAYQRRSRNFIDDTEVEVQRRRMGGFALALAHKEFIGKSTVDGSIAYKLGTSAFGTLPAPEEPYGEGTSRPRIVNVDLNVTVPLPAGLTYQGAWRGQWNGTALIPQDRFAIGGRYTVRGFDGEASLSAERGTLLRNDVTWTVPGTNQQLYVALDHGTVSGASAPRLLGTSLTGMALGWRGQLGRFQAEVFAGKPVRKPAAFRTAGVASGFNLNFEY, encoded by the coding sequence GTGAGCTGCGTCGTTGTCCCGTCCGCACTGGCCCAAGTGACGCCTGCGGCCCCCGATCTGGCAGCCGAGCAGTTGCGCCGCCAGCAGCAGCGCGAGGAGATCCAGCGCAAGCAGGATGAGGCCGGGTCCGACGTGCGCCTGCAGGCGCCCGTGGCCGCACCGGCCGATGGGTATCCTGCCAATGAATCGCCGTGCTTCGTCATCCGCACCGTGGCGCTGGGCGGCGACGAAGCCGCGCGCTTCCAGTGGGCGCTGGGCGCCGCGCAGCCGGCGCTGAACCGCTGCCTGGGCAGCACGGGCATCAACACAATGGTGAGCGCGATCCAGAACGCGCTGATCGCCCGCGGCTATGTTACTGCCCGCGTGCTCGCGCCATCGCAGGATCTGCTGACGGGAGTGCTGCGTCTGACGCTCGTGCCGGGGCGCGTGCGCGCGGTCCGCTTCACGGCGGGCCAGCCCACGGGCGGCTATGCCAACGCGCTGCCGCTGCGGCCGGGCGACCTGCTGGACCTGCGCGCCATCGAGCAGGGCCTGGAAAACTTCAAGCGCGTGCCGCGCACCGAAGCCGATATCAAGATCGTCCCTGGCGAACAACCGGGCGAAAGCGACCTGGCGATCGACTGGCAGGGCGGCCGCGCATGGCGCTTCGCCCTCTCGCTGGACGACAGCGGCAGCCGCTCCACCGGCACGTACCAGGGCGGCGCGACGGTGTCCGTCGACAATCCGACGGGCCACCACGATCTATTCTATGTGACGCTGAACCGCAACCTGCCCGGCGACAGCCCCGGCGGCGACTACGGCACGAAGGGCCATGCGCTGCATTACTCGATTCCTTACGGCTATTGGCTGGCCACCTTCCAGCTGAACGACTACGGCTACCACCAGACGGTGGCAGGGGCCAACCAGGACTACATCTACCGCGGCACCAGCACGAACACGGAGCTCAAGCTGGCGCGCATCGTCTATCGCGATGCGGTGCGCAAGACCACGGTGTCGCTGCGCGCCTACCAGCGTCGCAGCCGGAACTTCATCGACGACACGGAAGTGGAAGTGCAGCGGCGCCGCATGGGCGGCTTCGCACTGGCGCTGGCGCACAAGGAATTCATCGGCAAGAGCACTGTCGATGGCAGCATCGCTTACAAGCTGGGCACGTCCGCCTTCGGCACGTTGCCGGCACCCGAGGAACCCTACGGCGAAGGCACGTCGCGCCCGCGCATCGTCAACGTCGACCTGAACGTCACCGTCCCCCTGCCGGCCGGCCTGACGTACCAGGGCGCGTGGCGCGGCCAGTGGAACGGCACTGCGCTGATCCCGCAGGACCGCTTCGCCATCGGCGGGCGCTACACCGTGCGCGGCTTCGACGGCGAAGCCAGCCTGTCGGCCGAACGGGGCACCTTGCTGCGCAATGATGTGACCTGGACCGTGCCCGGCACGAACCAGCAACTGTACGTGGCGCTGGATCACGGCACCGTCTCCGGCGCCAGTGCGCCACGCCTGCTGGGCACCAGTCTGACGGGCATGGCGCTGGGCTGGCGCGGCCAGCTGGGACGCTTCCAGGCGGAAGTCTTCGCCGGCAAACCTGTCCGCAAACCCGCGGCCTTCCGCACCGCCGGCGTGGCCAGCGGCTTCAACCTGAACTTCGAGTACTGA
- a CDS encoding porin, with amino-acid sequence MKKIIASLPVLYACIATAAAQSGVTLYGIVDAGVTHVDSAGPVGGRSTIEAGQMQVSRFGIKGVEDLGNGLKARFGLEGTLFNDTGVAGVATGTPSANSLFDREATVGLAGPFGSIDMGRQNILGVQSVGLADPMGLAFAATSPNVLFAAMNHAGVYGPYGANNGGTALRQNNSVRYVSPLFRGAGFALMHGFGEQAGDAEKSTYQGASAFFNRGSFGIAGAYARMKNAANTDVLTSHAYGIKYTAGTVALKSTWAQNTLASTGRKIRVFGVGVDVPVSPALSLNGAFYDTRRSGDLRDRSRQYVFIARHALSKRSTAYLSLARATTDTVVTATQINLAQGFVAIGSDAANRVTVGLMHLY; translated from the coding sequence ATGAAAAAAATCATCGCAAGCCTGCCCGTACTGTATGCCTGCATCGCCACGGCCGCCGCGCAGTCGGGTGTCACCTTGTACGGCATCGTCGATGCCGGCGTCACGCACGTCGACAGCGCCGGCCCGGTGGGCGGGCGCAGCACGATCGAGGCCGGGCAAATGCAGGTGTCACGCTTCGGCATCAAGGGCGTCGAGGACCTGGGCAACGGACTGAAAGCCCGCTTCGGCCTGGAGGGGACGCTGTTCAACGACACCGGCGTGGCCGGCGTGGCGACAGGAACGCCGTCGGCCAACAGCCTGTTCGACCGCGAAGCGACCGTCGGCCTGGCCGGTCCGTTCGGTTCGATCGACATGGGCCGCCAGAACATCCTGGGCGTGCAATCGGTCGGCCTGGCGGACCCGATGGGACTGGCGTTCGCAGCCACCAGCCCGAACGTGCTGTTCGCGGCGATGAATCACGCCGGCGTCTACGGCCCATACGGTGCCAACAACGGCGGCACCGCGCTGCGGCAAAACAACTCGGTGCGCTACGTCTCGCCATTGTTCCGCGGCGCCGGCTTCGCCCTGATGCACGGCTTCGGCGAGCAGGCCGGCGACGCGGAAAAGAGCACTTACCAGGGCGCGTCGGCATTCTTCAACCGGGGATCGTTCGGCATCGCCGGCGCCTATGCGCGCATGAAGAACGCGGCCAATACGGACGTGCTGACGTCGCACGCCTACGGCATCAAGTACACGGCGGGAACGGTCGCGCTGAAGTCCACGTGGGCGCAGAACACGCTGGCCAGCACGGGCCGCAAGATCCGTGTGTTCGGCGTCGGCGTCGACGTGCCCGTCAGCCCGGCGCTGTCGCTGAACGGCGCCTTCTACGACACGCGGCGCTCCGGCGACCTGCGCGACCGGTCGCGCCAGTACGTCTTCATCGCCCGCCACGCCCTCAGCAAGCGCAGCACCGCCTACCTGTCGCTGGCCCGCGCGACGACGGACACCGTCGTCACCGCCACGCAGATCAACCTGGCGCAGGGCTTTGTCGCCATCGGCAGCGATGCCGCCAACCGCGTCACGGTCGGCCTGATGCACCTGTATTGA